GTATGCTTCTTAATCAGTCCCAATAAAACAGTCCTACATCCCTTTGTGATCAGCCTCAAATGGTGTCCCAAGTCCGAATATGACATTAAAGTTTTAGGAGGCCCACATTTTCTCCTCTCAGTACAAATATTTCCTCGTATTCCATTTCACTGAAATATAAAAATCAACGAAAGACCCCAATTTTTCCCCCAGAGAATACTAATCAATTTACATTTCCAATAACATATAAGAACAAGCTAAGCTACAAAAATAAGATTTTGCTCAAGCCTGAGTTATGGAGCACAAAGCTCGGCTCATTTATAGCCCCTATCTTAATAACCTTTCAAGATGAAAACTGGCAAATGAATAActctttttttgataaggtaaagtTAATGAAAACTGTCATATCAATAACTTAATGGAACAACATTCGATCACAAATATTATCAATCCTAGAACCTGATATCCACACTTGTACCCTGAGGATTTATTAAGACGATAACTTCAGCTCCTGAGATTGACATGTGATGACAATAATAAAACAGAAGTACCTGTAGAGCATCCTGCTGAGGTGAAGAGGATAGAACAGTTGTCAGAAGCTCTACACTGTTTCTAGCCACATCAAATGCCTCCTTCGTCTGCTCAGCTGAAAAGTTCTGCCGTGGAATTTCATGTTGCATTTGCTGCTCCAGAGTAACATTTGGTTCTGAAGCTGACACTGTTCTTGGAGGAGTGAAGATCGGAGCTAGGCTTTCATGGTCACGACCAGGAAAACGTACCCCTCTTGCTCTCAAACtctaaaacaaaaacaaaaatacgGATGTATGAAACATGAATGTGAAGAAATGAACATCAGCAAGTATGTATCTGATCTTCCATTGTTGAAAGAATCATTCATATTGACATCGTGCATGTATTTACTAAAATGCCCTTGTGTAAATTGTAGTAGTTTGTAAGTAGGAGATGTATATTTGAGGAAAGTCCAGGCTATAATGTATTTTTCCAAGTCAACAAAACATAATTCTACAATCTGACCAACATCCACAACAAAATTTTCAATTAGGTAGTTAATAAACATTTCTTAGGACCTGACAAGCATTGTCCAGAATTCAAAAGAGAGAATGATCAAGACACCAATTGAGAAGTGAAATTACTGAAGTTTTTCTTTTAGGAAGAAAAATGAGGCATGTCAATTCTTTAGGAAACTAGCTAAACTGACCAGCTCGATTGGAAAAGACTGTAGTGATGTGCATGCTTGCCTTGGAAAACGAAAGATAATGGAGCACGTAAATGTTCTTTTAAGACTGGGATCAACTGAAAAGCTCGATTGATATAGACTGATAAACATGTTTGCTTTGGGCCCATTCTCCACTCCCCCTGATGTCCTCCATCCCTTTCCCCTCTTACCAAAAATAAACACTGAACCGAGAAACATCATCAAAGAAAATTAAATATTGTATGGGACCAAATTATTTTGCATTCCCATGTTTCATCATGGTCCAACAGAAACAACTGACACAATTGACTTCTTAAAATTTTATGAACTAAATGTGAGACTGAGAACCTGTAAATGATACCTTGTAAGTCTCTTCATACACAGGTAAATAGCGAAGCTCACTCGATGATTCTCCCCAAGCTTCAATTAACACCAGGGCCTTGTTTCGATTGTTAATAACAGTCTGAGGATCATCAATCAACTTCACCATCTCATCGAGAACCCTCTCAGCTGCAATCTCTGAGAATGCCCTCTCGCAGTTCTTTGCAATAGTTTCAAGCAAGACCAACCCTAAGTACTGAATCCTGGGGCTCTTCAACATTAATCTTTTCTTCACGCCCCGTATCAGTTCAACACTGTTGATTCTTTCGTGATTGATCATGTCACAAAGCTCAAGATTCATAGCCCAATCAGGTTCCTCCAGAGTTTCAGCTGTGGCTTCCTCGACAAGCTTATCAGCCTGATTTGGACCTTGGAAAAGCTCCTTCATCTTGAAACTCATCGAGCTCATTCCAGCAGTGATCTTTTGCCCAACCTCCGTGCCTCCAATCTTCAATTTCTCCCCAAAAGCACTGACTTTATCCAACAAATTATTGTCACTCATTTTGGATTAAATCTTCTGCAACTCACTCCTATGTTAAATTCGTCAAATCCTTGCCTCTACACTCTCTCCAGCTAAACAGGCACAGAGTTATCctgaaaaggaaaacaaaagtaAAAATCAGAAATGATCAAACTCAACAACAGTATAT
The nucleotide sequence above comes from Lycium barbarum isolate Lr01 chromosome 3, ASM1917538v2, whole genome shotgun sequence. Encoded proteins:
- the LOC132632249 gene encoding TOM1-like protein 1, encoding MSDNNLLDKVSAFGEKLKIGGTEVGQKITAGMSSMSFKMKELFQGPNQADKLVEEATAETLEEPDWAMNLELCDMINHERINSVELIRGVKKRLMLKSPRIQYLGLVLLETIAKNCERAFSEIAAERVLDEMVKLIDDPQTVINNRNKALVLIEAWGESSSELRYLPVYEETYKSLRARGVRFPGRDHESLAPIFTPPRTVSASEPNVTLEQQMQHEIPRQNFSAEQTKEAFDVARNSVELLTTVLSSSPQQDALQDDLTTTLAQQCRQSLNTVQRIIETVGDNEALLFEALNINDEVQKALSKYDEMRKPAVVSSEPEPAMIPVAVEPDESPRAGKEDALIRKPAGSRSAVQGGGNDDMMDDLDEMIFGKKVGGTSESGNDTKKQQSPKDDLISF